In the genome of Leeuwenhoekiella sp. MAR_2009_132, one region contains:
- a CDS encoding HD domain-containing protein produces MNALLHLHKSDIELIEKTSVFVKTTLLNAEGGHDWFHTLRVYKNALHIAQGETCNIMVVALGALLHDIADSKFHDGDEHVGPRVAREFLKKENAAESLIEAVILIIENISFKGGNRKTEHNSIELKIVQDADRLDAIGAIGIARTFNYGGFKNRKLYDPAIPPKLDMTVEEYKKSDAPTINHFYEKLLLLKDRMHTETAKKIAAKRHEFMEDFLTQFYAEWEGSL; encoded by the coding sequence TTGAACGCGCTTTTACACTTACATAAATCAGACATCGAACTCATTGAGAAAACCAGTGTTTTTGTAAAAACAACGCTTTTAAATGCTGAAGGGGGCCACGACTGGTTTCATACCTTACGTGTTTATAAAAATGCGTTGCATATCGCACAGGGCGAAACGTGTAATATTATGGTTGTTGCCCTAGGCGCTTTACTGCATGATATTGCAGATTCAAAATTTCACGATGGTGATGAGCACGTAGGTCCACGAGTTGCACGGGAGTTTTTAAAAAAAGAAAATGCTGCAGAAAGTCTCATTGAGGCTGTGATTCTTATTATTGAAAATATCTCGTTTAAAGGCGGAAACCGAAAGACAGAGCATAACAGTATTGAGCTAAAAATCGTGCAGGATGCAGACCGACTAGATGCGATAGGAGCTATTGGGATAGCGCGAACTTTTAATTATGGCGGCTTTAAAAATCGAAAATTATACGATCCTGCTATACCGCCAAAACTAGATATGACTGTTGAAGAATATAAGAAGTCTGATGCGCCCACCATTAACCACTTCTACGAGAAGCTTTTACTTCTTAAAGACCGTATGCATACTGAGACGGCAAAAAAAATAGCGGCAAAGCGGCACGAGTTTATGGAAGATTTTTTAACTCAATTCTATGCAGAATGGGAGGGAAGCTTGTAA
- a CDS encoding lysophospholipid acyltransferase family protein: MRKLIAYPLSIIFYLAFGLVIVIFHPIQWLCYNLLGYQAHKKSVDYLNFMIMRTLNLLGTRFSFENKHTIKRDQPIIIVANHQGQWDIPPIIWYLRRLHPKFVSKVELGRGIPSISYNLRKGGSALIDRKDKRQSILAIRDLTKTLNATNRSVVIFPEGTRSKTGIPKEFAKGGLVTLFKSMPTALIVPVTINNSWKLMRWGGFPQDIGVHVKHHVHTPIPVANHDPEELVKIVQAVVLADFKEIRQHRS, translated from the coding sequence ATGAGAAAACTAATAGCATACCCCTTAAGTATTATCTTCTATCTCGCTTTTGGCCTGGTAATCGTAATTTTTCATCCCATACAATGGTTGTGTTATAACCTTTTAGGATATCAGGCGCATAAAAAGAGTGTAGATTACCTCAATTTTATGATTATGCGTACGCTCAATCTATTGGGCACACGTTTTAGTTTTGAAAATAAGCATACGATAAAGCGCGATCAGCCTATAATTATTGTGGCAAACCATCAGGGGCAGTGGGATATTCCGCCTATAATCTGGTATTTAAGACGTCTTCACCCTAAGTTTGTAAGCAAAGTAGAGCTGGGCAGGGGTATTCCCAGTATCTCATATAACCTGCGTAAAGGAGGTTCAGCATTAATAGACCGAAAAGACAAAAGACAATCTATACTTGCAATACGGGATCTCACTAAAACATTGAATGCGACAAACAGATCTGTTGTAATTTTTCCGGAAGGAACACGCAGTAAAACCGGTATCCCAAAGGAATTTGCTAAAGGAGGTTTAGTTACATTGTTTAAATCTATGCCCACAGCTTTAATCGTGCCTGTCACCATTAATAATTCGTGGAAGTTGATGCGCTGGGGAGGTTTTCCGCAAGACATAGGGGTTCACGTAAAGCATCACGTACACACACCTATTCCGGTAGCAAATCACGATCCTGAAGAATTGGTGAAAATTGTACAGGCCGTGGTTTTGGCAGACTTTAAAGAAATACGACAGCACAGATCTTAA
- a CDS encoding helix-turn-helix transcriptional regulator, protein MKNNIKTLRATFDFTQEDLANRIEVSRQTINAIEKGKFDPSLPTAFRLAAVFKCTIEELFVYEP, encoded by the coding sequence ATGAAAAACAACATCAAAACGCTAAGAGCCACGTTTGATTTCACTCAGGAAGATTTGGCAAACCGCATAGAAGTCTCGCGGCAGACGATTAATGCCATAGAAAAAGGTAAATTTGACCCAAGTTTACCTACCGCTTTTAGACTCGCAGCTGTATTTAAATGTACCATAGAAGAGCTGTTTGTCTATGAGCCCTAG
- a CDS encoding HNH endonuclease translates to MMEELLVKYLNHFKKLNRGFNPGFGKAPHKPILLISIIDIAERGLLTSNRFDITPELVLRFKEYFAALVETGHHDNFALPFFHMKSEPFYRLIPRMGFERTFDKMKSAKSIYKLIELVAFAEIDKELFELLQIQSYRIIMKKFLLESYFPGHTLALQANKQGYLENIIEQQILNDSRAEYVLKLNSIKAKLEETNFEEELFVRGGVFKKTVPKIYDYTCCISGLKVISNHNFQMVDACHIIPFSQSQDDTISNGISLSPTLHRAFDRGLITIDLKYKVQISSSINESESTRELLDLSGFPIKLPKYEKYLPSVEALAWHNQEVFLG, encoded by the coding sequence ATGATGGAAGAATTATTAGTAAAATATTTAAACCATTTCAAGAAATTGAATAGAGGTTTTAATCCTGGCTTTGGCAAAGCTCCTCACAAGCCTATTCTTCTGATTTCTATCATAGATATTGCTGAAAGAGGTCTATTAACTAGTAATAGATTTGACATTACTCCAGAATTGGTATTAAGATTTAAAGAATATTTTGCTGCTTTAGTTGAAACAGGGCATCACGATAATTTTGCCCTTCCTTTTTTCCACATGAAAAGTGAACCTTTTTATAGATTAATTCCTCGAATGGGTTTTGAAAGAACGTTTGATAAAATGAAAAGTGCAAAAAGCATTTACAAACTTATTGAACTAGTTGCCTTTGCTGAAATTGACAAGGAATTATTTGAATTACTTCAAATACAGTCCTATAGAATTATAATGAAGAAATTTCTATTAGAGTCATACTTTCCGGGACATACACTTGCTCTTCAAGCTAATAAACAAGGATATTTAGAAAACATAATAGAGCAACAAATATTAAATGATTCAAGAGCTGAATACGTATTAAAATTGAATAGTATTAAAGCTAAACTTGAAGAAACTAATTTTGAAGAGGAATTATTTGTTAGAGGAGGTGTATTCAAAAAAACAGTACCTAAGATATATGACTATACTTGTTGTATTTCAGGATTAAAAGTCATTTCCAATCATAATTTTCAGATGGTTGACGCCTGCCACATAATTCCTTTTAGTCAAAGTCAGGATGATACTATAAGCAATGGCATATCCTTAAGCCCTACTTTGCATAGAGCATTTGATAGAGGTCTCATAACGATAGACTTAAAGTATAAAGTGCAAATCTCTTCTTCTATAAATGAATCTGAATCTACGAGAGAGCTTCTAGATCTTAGTGGATTTCCAATTAAATTGCCTAAATATGAAAAGTATCTACCTTCTGTTGAAGCTTTAGCTTGGCATAATCAAGAGGTTTTTCTAGGTTAG
- a CDS encoding TVP38/TMEM64 family protein, giving the protein MQKFISNNLPKLVSVLLFLSLVLAYFFIPDVQTFFNKAWQILTSGDEQRIEKWVSSFGWVGPVVLIVAMIAQMFLIIIPSVVLMAVCILAYGPVWGSLLVFVAIGCASSVGYLLGKKLGSGLINKLIGSSTEAKLEDFIEDYGFWAIAITRLNPFLSNDAISFVGGILKMNYLRFISATLLGVAPLTVFIAIMGERSEGMKTGLLWGSVVSLVIFGLYVYWSKRRKKKLNKSPESKK; this is encoded by the coding sequence ATGCAGAAATTTATCTCAAATAATCTACCTAAACTGGTTTCGGTCTTGCTGTTTTTAAGTCTGGTACTGGCCTATTTTTTTATCCCAGATGTGCAAACCTTTTTTAATAAGGCCTGGCAGATTTTAACCAGTGGCGATGAGCAGCGTATTGAGAAGTGGGTCTCTTCCTTTGGCTGGGTAGGACCTGTTGTGTTAATTGTAGCCATGATCGCCCAGATGTTTTTAATTATAATTCCCTCTGTAGTACTTATGGCTGTTTGTATTCTTGCCTACGGGCCCGTCTGGGGAAGTTTACTCGTGTTTGTGGCTATAGGGTGTGCTTCTAGCGTAGGGTATCTTTTGGGTAAAAAATTAGGATCTGGATTAATTAATAAATTGATAGGTTCTTCTACCGAAGCTAAGCTCGAAGATTTTATTGAGGATTATGGCTTTTGGGCTATTGCAATAACACGCTTAAATCCGTTTTTATCTAATGATGCAATTAGTTTTGTAGGCGGAATATTAAAAATGAATTATCTGCGATTTATAAGCGCCACACTTCTTGGGGTAGCGCCATTAACAGTCTTTATTGCAATAATGGGAGAGCGCTCTGAAGGTATGAAAACCGGACTTTTATGGGGTTCTGTAGTAAGTCTTGTGATTTTTGGCCTGTATGTGTATTGGAGTAAACGTCGTAAAAAGAAACTCAATAAATCACCAGAGTCTAAGAAATAA